The sequence ATCGCCAGAATCGCAATTTCCAGCCCGAAGAAGAAGATACCACCCCGCTTCCGGAACCGGATTCCGAAGCTTGGAACAAGGCTCGCGAATGCTGGAGCAAGTACCGCAAGATGACCATGAGCGACTTGCAGGAACTTGCCGCTCAAAAAGAAAACGTAGACTTTAGACGTTACCGCAAGCAGTCCTTGGGACTTCTCTTGCAGAGCCTCGAAAACGAAAACAACATCGTTTACGCCGAAGGACTTCTCGAAGTCACCCCGCAAGGTCACGGGTTCCTGCGCAACACGGAATTCAACTACCAGCAGGGCCCGGACGACGTTTACGTCAGCCAGAATTTAATCCGCAAGCTGGGCCTCAAAATTGGCGATACCGTCGCAGGCCTTGCTCGCCCGCCGCGCGATCAGAACGACAAGTACTATGCGCTCCGCCGCGTAGACAAGGTCAACTTCGAAGACCCCGAAAAGATCAAGCGCCGCGTCGCATTCGAATACCTAACCCCGATTCACCCGAACGAAAAGATTCAGCTCGAATGGGACCCCGAAGAACTGAGCACCCGCGTCATGGACTTGTTCTCCCCCATCGGTAAGGGCCAGCGTAGCATCATTCTCGCTCCCCCGCGCACCGGTAAGACAATCCTGTTGCAGAACATGACTCGCGCTATCGCCAAGAACCACCCTGAAATCATCATCATGGTGCTTCTGATTGACGAACGTCCTGAAGAAGTGACCGAAATGCGAGAAATTATCGGCAAGCTGGTAGAAGCGAACCCGAACCTGCGCGCCGAAGTGGTGGCCTCCACCTTCGATGAACCGCCAGATCACCACGCCCGCGTGGCCACCATGGTGCTCGAAAAGGCCAAGCGCCTCGTAGAACAGCAGAAGGACGTGGTTGTCTTGCTTGACTCCATTACCCGCTTTGCCCGCGCCAACAACGTGGTGATTCCGCACTCCGGCAAGATCCTTTCGGGCGGTGTGGACGCCAACGCCATGCAGTTCCCGAAAAAGTTCTTCGGTGCCGCCCGTAAGATTGCCGACAAGCTCGGCGATTTCCAGAAGGATTCCAACGGCCAGATTGTCCAGACAATTACGGGCGAACCGGTCCGCGAAATCATTCAGAAGAACGGCTCTCTCACCATCATCGGTACCGCCTTGATTGAAACCGGCAGCCGCATGGACGAAGTAATCTTCGAAGAATTCAAGGGTACGGGTAACATGGAACTGGTGCTTGACCGCCGTCTAGCTGAAAAGCGTACCTGGCCCGCCATTGACATCTTCAAATCGGGCACCCGCAAAGAAGACCGCCTTCTCAGCCTTTACGAACAGGATATCATCTGGAAATTCCGTCAGGGAGCCCAGAACGATACCGAAAACGGCATTATGGACAAGCTCATTAAGCTCATGAAACAAAACAAGACCAATGCCGAATTACTAGAATTTATGAAAAAAGCAAAGGACAGCCTTCGCTAAACAAAAGGATATTCTATGTCAGAAAAAATCTTTTTCGCAGGAACAGGAAACATGGGTGGTGCAATCCTCCGCGGTCTTTTGAAGGCCGGCACGGACGCCTCCACCATTTTCTTCTTTGACCCCTCCGACAAGGCCGCTGCAGAAGTCTCTGCTCTCGGCTGCGTTCGCGTGGCAAGCTTTGCCGAAGGCCTCGCCAAGGCAGACGTCACCTTCCTTTGCGTGAAGCCGCAGATTTTCAAGCTGGTTGCCGCCGAATGGAAGGCTGCTGCCGCTGCAGAAAAGTCCACCAAGACTTTCGTGAGCATCATGGCCGGCGTTACCCGCAAGGCCCTCATCGAAGTCCTTGGCGAAAAGAACCAGATTCTCCGCGTGATGCCGAACCTGCCGCTGACCGTCGGCAAGGGCTCCGTGGGCCTCGCTACGGACGGCGTTACTGAAGAAACGCTCGCCATCGCCGAAAAGATCTTTGGCAACATCGGCGTGACCTGCCGCGTGGCAGAATCCCTGATGGATGCCGTCACCGGTCTTTCGGGCAGCGCTCCCGCCTACGTCTTCGAATTCATCGAAGGCCTTACCCGCGGCGGCGTGAAAGCGGGCCTTACCCGCGATGTCGCTCTCAAGCTGGCTCTCGGTACCATCGAAGGCAGTGTTGAACTCGTGAAGCAGTCCGGCAAGAGCCCCAGCGACCTCTGCGCCATGGTCTGCTCTCCTGCTGGCACCACCATTGCAGGCATCAACGCCCTCGAAGAAGGCGCCTTCCGCAGCACGCTCATCAAGGCTGTCGTTGCAGGCACCGACCGCAGCAAGGAACTGGGAAAATAGCGGCTTCGCCGCAGTCGGTAGAACTTAGTTGGCAGAACTTAGAGATTTTTTTCTAAGTTCTAACTTCTAAGTTCTAAGTTCTAACAATGGCGACCATCAGTCTATACGCAAAAGAAAATGCAACGTCCTCGTTTATACAGGACGTTCTTTCGTCGGTAGATTATCCGGTTGACACTTTCCGCGAAATCCCGACAGCGGGCGCGATTCCACAAGTCCCGCTTGTCATTTGGGATCTAGATTCTTTTTCGACGCATAACTTGCAAATGCTCAAGGCGCTCCGCGAAAAATCTCCGGACACCTTGATTCTTGTTTACGCCGAAGCCCCCGAGCAATTCGGAGAAATATCCAACAAGCTTTACGACAGCATTCTTTCGGTGGAATCCCTAAAGCTCCACTTGATGTCGCAAATCGCAAAGCTTAAGGATATTCATACCGCGCGCCAGATTTTCAGGGAGCGCATGAGCCACCTGGTAGGTAAAAGCCCGGCCATGCAACAGCTTCGCAAAACCGTAGAACGCGCTATCGTGCATACAGGCCCCGTACTCATTGAAGGCGAAACCGGTGTCGGTAAAGAGCTAATCGCTCGCGCCGTCGGCTGCATGTACGAAAAGTTCATCACGGTCAACTGCAGCGCCATTCCCGAAAACCTGTTCGAAAGCGAACTTTTCGGACACACCCGTGGAGCATTCACGGGTGCTCAAAACGAACGCATCGGTCTTTTTGAGGCAGCCGACGGCGGCGCCATCTTCCTCGACGAAATTGGCGATATGCCCTTGCATGCCCAAGTCAAGCTCCTGCGCGTTTTGCAGAACAAGGAAATCCGCCCGCTCGGTTCCAACACCACCAAGCACATCGATGTTCGCATCATTGCGGCAACGAACAGGAACTTGCAGCAAGAGATTGCCGAAAAACGTTTCCGCGAAGACCTCTATTACCGTCTGAACGTGATTCCCATGCAAATCTCGCCGCTCCGCGACCGCAAAGAAGACATCGAAGACTTGGCGAATTACTTCATCCAGATTTACCAAGGCTCCGGCGAAAAGTTCACGCTTTCAAACGCCGCCCTCCGCAAGCTCCAAGAATACGACTGGCCGGGCAACATCCGCGAACTGGAGAACGTCATCCAGCGTGCGCTCTGCTTTACAAGCGCAGGCGCCCTGCAGCCCGAAGACCTTCACATCGATACCGTAAGCCCGGTTTCCTCTACAAGCGCCACCAAGCCGAATTCAACCAACCCGCATGCAAGCGACGTTTCCGAGAATCCTGCAGAAACCATCTCCGCATACGAAAACTTCAGGCAAATGCAGCTGGCGCAGGAGCGCGATTTCTTGATCAAGAAAATCCGAGAATGCAATGGTTCCGTCCGCGAAGCCGCACAAAAACTCGGGCTGTTCCGCACCGCCCTCTACAATCGCCTGAACCATTTAGGTGTAAACGTTAAAGATTTATAATCAAGCTTCGGTCCAGTCTAGCAGACCTTTAGCCCTTGCATCGCTCGCCCGCTCACAACGGGCGATTCCTTTTTCGATGACCATGATCCGGTCACAGTACTTTTCGGCATATTCCACAGAATGGGTCGACACCAGAATTCCCATGCCACGTTCTTTCGCCAGTTTTTGCAAAAGCGTAAACAGCTTGCGGCTGCGGGGAATATCCATAAAGGCATTCGGTTCATCGAGCAGCAGCACGTTTACCTGCTGGGCCACCGCCTGCGCCAAATATACGCGGCTCCGTTCGCCATCACTCAATTCCGTGAGCCAGCGGTCTTTGAATTTTTCAACCTCCAGCAAGGCGAGGGATTCGTTGACAAAGCGTTCATCTTCTTGACTGCGCCCGTCGAAAAGGCCTGCGTAAGGCATGCGGCCAAGACCCACGAATTCGCGCACCGTCATGCGGTCGCAAACGATACCGCCCATGCGCACCAGCGTTATGAACTTGGCGCGTTCGCGGGCCGTCCACTGCGATTTTCCCTGCAGTAAAACCGTGCCCGACACCGGCTGCAAAAGTCCGCATAAAGTCTTGAGGAAGGTACTTTTGCCCGAGCCGTTTTCGCCCAGCAAGGCAATCACCTCGCCCGCCTTCAGTTCAAAATTCACCGGAGTCACAAGCCCGACTGCATCGAAACGCTTGTCTTGCCTGTAGCCGATTACCAGGTTTTCACACTGGAGAAGCACCGTATTCATAGATTCATTCATCGGCGAAGTCCTCCACCGCGAACAATCACCCAGAGCACCACGGGAACGCCCACCAGGCTAAGCACCGCATTCAACGGGAATTTCGAAAACTGCGAAGCCGCCAAGCAAAGCACGACGCCGCACAAAGCCGATGCCGGCATCAAAACACGATGGTTGCTCGTTTTGAACAACATAAACGAAAGGTGCGGAACCGCAATTCCGACAAACGCAACCGGGCCGCAGAACGCTGTCGATGCCGCCGCCAAAAGCGAAGCCCCCAACAGCACCATCACGCGACCCTGGCGCACGTTCACGCCCAAGCCCTTTGCAAAATCGTCGCCCATTC is a genomic window of Fibrobacter sp. UWB5 containing:
- a CDS encoding ABC transporter ATP-binding protein; this translates as MNESMNTVLLQCENLVIGYRQDKRFDAVGLVTPVNFELKAGEVIALLGENGSGKSTFLKTLCGLLQPVSGTVLLQGKSQWTARERAKFITLVRMGGIVCDRMTVREFVGLGRMPYAGLFDGRSQEDERFVNESLALLEVEKFKDRWLTELSDGERSRVYLAQAVAQQVNVLLLDEPNAFMDIPRSRKLFTLLQKLAKERGMGILVSTHSVEYAEKYCDRIMVIEKGIARCERASDARAKGLLDWTEA
- the rho gene encoding transcription termination factor Rho — protein: MADQEPTGAEIPPELNMDFSNTGDKDSSPKRRGRTKRAKEDAVDAKAEVKEAKAEKETSAKEHTAKEKVAEVKEQKSFEKNVTNNVAEAPVVNEPVAAAPAAEAPVAEAPAAEAPAAENPGQANPNEQGEQNANQNDNNGQQQNQQNRRFDKFNKNNRRFDKNNRQNRNFQPEEEDTTPLPEPDSEAWNKARECWSKYRKMTMSDLQELAAQKENVDFRRYRKQSLGLLLQSLENENNIVYAEGLLEVTPQGHGFLRNTEFNYQQGPDDVYVSQNLIRKLGLKIGDTVAGLARPPRDQNDKYYALRRVDKVNFEDPEKIKRRVAFEYLTPIHPNEKIQLEWDPEELSTRVMDLFSPIGKGQRSIILAPPRTGKTILLQNMTRAIAKNHPEIIIMVLLIDERPEEVTEMREIIGKLVEANPNLRAEVVASTFDEPPDHHARVATMVLEKAKRLVEQQKDVVVLLDSITRFARANNVVIPHSGKILSGGVDANAMQFPKKFFGAARKIADKLGDFQKDSNGQIVQTITGEPVREIIQKNGSLTIIGTALIETGSRMDEVIFEEFKGTGNMELVLDRRLAEKRTWPAIDIFKSGTRKEDRLLSLYEQDIIWKFRQGAQNDTENGIMDKLIKLMKQNKTNAELLEFMKKAKDSLR
- a CDS encoding sigma-54-dependent Fis family transcriptional regulator, with protein sequence MATISLYAKENATSSFIQDVLSSVDYPVDTFREIPTAGAIPQVPLVIWDLDSFSTHNLQMLKALREKSPDTLILVYAEAPEQFGEISNKLYDSILSVESLKLHLMSQIAKLKDIHTARQIFRERMSHLVGKSPAMQQLRKTVERAIVHTGPVLIEGETGVGKELIARAVGCMYEKFITVNCSAIPENLFESELFGHTRGAFTGAQNERIGLFEAADGGAIFLDEIGDMPLHAQVKLLRVLQNKEIRPLGSNTTKHIDVRIIAATNRNLQQEIAEKRFREDLYYRLNVIPMQISPLRDRKEDIEDLANYFIQIYQGSGEKFTLSNAALRKLQEYDWPGNIRELENVIQRALCFTSAGALQPEDLHIDTVSPVSSTSATKPNSTNPHASDVSENPAETISAYENFRQMQLAQERDFLIKKIRECNGSVREAAQKLGLFRTALYNRLNHLGVNVKDL
- the proC gene encoding pyrroline-5-carboxylate reductase, with protein sequence MSEKIFFAGTGNMGGAILRGLLKAGTDASTIFFFDPSDKAAAEVSALGCVRVASFAEGLAKADVTFLCVKPQIFKLVAAEWKAAAAAEKSTKTFVSIMAGVTRKALIEVLGEKNQILRVMPNLPLTVGKGSVGLATDGVTEETLAIAEKIFGNIGVTCRVAESLMDAVTGLSGSAPAYVFEFIEGLTRGGVKAGLTRDVALKLALGTIEGSVELVKQSGKSPSDLCAMVCSPAGTTIAGINALEEGAFRSTLIKAVVAGTDRSKELGK